A single genomic interval of Vicugna pacos chromosome 34, VicPac4, whole genome shotgun sequence harbors:
- the CDKN1B gene encoding cyclin-dependent kinase inhibitor 1B, translated as MSNVRVSNGSPSLERMDARQAEYPKPSACRNLFGPVNHEELTRDLEKHCRDMEEASQLKWNFDFQNHKPLEGKYEWQEVEKGSLPEFYYRPPRPPKGACKVPAQEGQDVSGTRQAVPLIGSQANSEDTHLVDQKTDAPDSQTGLAEQCTGIRKRPATDDSSPQNKRANRTEENVSDGSPNAGSVEQTPKKPGLRRRQT; from the exons ATGTCAAACGTGCGAGTGTCTAACGGGAGCCCGAGCCTGGAGCGGATGGACGCCAGACAGGCGGAGTACCCCAAGCCCTCGGCCTGCAGAAACCTCTTCGGCCCGGTCAATCACGAAGAGTTAACCCGGGACTTGGAGAAGCACTGCCGAGACATGGAAGAAGCCAGCCAGCTCAAGTGGAATTTTGATTTTCAGAATCACAAGCCCCTGGAGGGCAAATACGAGTGGCAAGAGGTGGAAAAGGGCAGCTTGCCCGAGTTCTACTACAGACCTCCGCGGCCACCCAAAGGCGCCTGCAAGGTGCCGGCGCAGGAGGGCCAGGATGTCAGCGGGACCCGCCAGGCGGTGCCTTTAATTGGGTCCCAGGCCAACTCAGAGGACACGCATTTGGTAGACCAAAAGACTGATGCACCGGACAGCCAGACGGGCTTAGCGGAGCAGTGCACTGGGATAAGGAAGCGACCTGCCACAGACG ATTCCTCTCCTCAAAACAAAAGAGCCAACAGAACAGAAGAAAACGTTTCAGACGGTTCCCCCAACGCGGGTTCAGTGGAGCAGACGCCCAAGAAGCCCGGCCTCAGAAGGCGTCAAACGTAA